From one Papio anubis isolate 15944 chromosome 12, Panubis1.0, whole genome shotgun sequence genomic stretch:
- the OR52N4 gene encoding olfactory receptor 52N4 (The RefSeq protein has 1 substitution compared to this genomic sequence), which translates to MLTLNKTDLIPASFILNGVPGLEDTQLWISFPFCSMYVVAMIGNCGLLFLIRYEDALHKPMYYFLAMLSFTDLVMCSSTIPKALCIFRFHLKDIGFDECLVQMFFIHTFTGMESGVLMLMALDRYVAICYPLRYSTILANPVIAKVGLATFLRGVLLIIPFTFLTKRLPYCRGNILPHTYCDHMSVAKLSCGNVKVNAIYGLMVALLIGGFDILCITVSYTMILRVVISLSSADARQKAFNTCTAHICAIVFSYTPAFFSFFSHRFGEHTIPPSCHIIVANIYLLLPPTMNPIVYGVKTKQIRDCVIRILSGSKDAKSYSM; encoded by the coding sequence ATGCTAACACTGAATAAAACAGACCTAATACCAGCTTCATTTATTCTGAATGGAGTCCCAGGACTGGAAGACACACAACTCTGGATTTCCTTCCCATTCTGCTCTATGTATGTTGTGGCTATGATAGGGAATTGTGGACTCCTCTTCCTCATTCGCTATGAGGATGCCCTGCACAAACCCATGTACTACTTCTTGGCCATGCTTTCCTTTACTGACCTTGTTATGTGCTCTAGTACAATCCCTAAAGCCCTCTGCATCTTCTGGTTTCATCTCAAGGACATTGGATTTGATGAATGCCTTGTTCAGATGTTCTTCATCCACACCTTCACAGGGATGGAGTCTGGGGTGCTTATGCTTATGGCCCTGGATCGCTATGTGGCCATCTGCTATCCCTTACGCTATTCAACTATCCTTGCAAATCCTGTCATTGCGAAGGTTGGGCTTGCTACCTTTCTGAGAGGGGTACTACTCATTATTCCCTTTACTTTCCTCACCAAGCGCTTGCCCTACTGCAGAGGCAATATACTTCCCCATACCTACTGTGACCACATGTCTGTAGCCAAATTGTCCTGTGGTAATGTCAAGGTCAATGCCATCTATGGTCTGATGGTTGCCCTTCTGATTGGGGGCTTTGACATACTGTGTATCACAGTCTCTTATACCATGATTCTCCGGGTGGTGATCAGCCTCTCCTCAGCAGATGCTCGGCAGAAGGCCTTTAATACCTGCACTGCCCACATTTGTGCCATTGTTTTCTCCTATACTCcagctttcttctccttcttttcccaCCGCTTTGGAGAACACACAATCCCCCCTTCTTGCCACATCATTGTAGCTAATATTTATCTGCTCCTACCACCCACTATGAACCCTATTGTCTATGGGGTGAAAACCAAACAGATACGAGACTGTGTCATAAGGATCCTTTCAGGTTCTAAGGATGCCAAATCTTATAGCATGTGA